A stretch of DNA from Oncorhynchus keta strain PuntledgeMale-10-30-2019 chromosome 17, Oket_V2, whole genome shotgun sequence:
ACGTTGCACGCTTCCTTCTTTTCTTACCGCACACGTGCCCAATCATGGCGAGGCTTGAAATAACTTagttaaccagtctcctccccttcatcaacacagattgaaatggatttaacaggtgacatcagtaagggatcatagctttcacctagtCAGCCAGTCCTGTGAAAGtgcaggtgtttctaatgttttgtacactcagtgtatatcatgGTTCACCTGCATTGGATATTCTCTTTCATATTGGTGGACATGGCAGAAAAACAGACAAGAGTATTGCTAATTGAGGTTTGACTATTGTCCCACTTCAGTGACTCAACGAACCTTTTTCGACTATGCTGTTCGAGAGCTTACGTTCTGATTCGCATGAAACGAGAGCACAGTGATCAGAATGGTGGCTCAGGCTACCTATCAAATgtttgtcattgtgttgtgtcaTGGCGAGGGAAATGTGTATGATTCAAAATGATTTCCTATTAAAAACATCTTACATGTGAAGTTCCACACCTGCTATCCTACTATGTCCAGTTTAAGCTTCACTCCCAGATAAAGTATGGTGATTAGATCAACAGTGCCCTCCACTGGAATGGTACCTTCATTACAGAAGGGACAACTTTTGAAACATTACCTGCACTACATTTCTATATTTCCCTCTATGTAACTGTTAGAGCATTGTTGTCCAGTGAGCCCATTTATACCATAAAAAATTATACTCACTTTCTGTGGCCAAGAGACGCATTATACTTTTTGCGTggtgaatgtttatttatttcaccaggtaggccagttgagaacaagttctcaattacaactgcaacctggccaagataaagcaatgcgacaaaaacaacagttacacatgggataaacaaacgtcgtcaataacaatagaaacatctatatacagtgtgtgcagatgTAGGAAGAGTCGGGAggttaggcaataaataggccatagtggcaaaataattacagtttagcattaacactggagtgagtTGTGCAAGTAGAGATCCTGGGGTGCAAAAGGGCAAAAACAATacgggatgaggtagttgggtgggctatttacagatgggttgtgtacaggtgcagtgatcggtaagctgctctgacagctgatgcttatagttggtgagggagatatgagtctccagcatCAGTGACtcttgcaatttgttccagtcattgacagcagagaactggaaggaaaggcggccaaaggtgttggctttggggatgaccagtgcaatatacatGCTGGAGCGAGtcctacgggtgggtgttgctacggtgaccagtgagctgagaaggCAGAGCTATAAATAGCAAAgacttagatgacctggagccagcggGTTTGGCGACAGATATGCagagagggccagccaacgagcgcatacaggtcgcagtggtgggtagtatatggggatttggtgacaaaacgaatggcactgtgatagcaaattggatgtagtctgagtagtgttggaggctattttgtcaaTTACAGCACCGgttggatagtcagttttactagggtatgtttggtagCATGAATGAAGAATGCTTtgagaaataggaagctgattatagatttaattttggattgagatgtttaatgagagtctggaaggagagtttacagtctaaccagacacctaggtatttgcagttgtccacatattctaagtcagaaccgtccagagtagtgatgttagtCAGAGGGGCAGCGATCGGTAaaagagcatacatttagttttactagcattcaagagcagttggaggccacggaaggagtgttttaTGGATTTGAAGcacgtttggaggtttgttaacagtgtccaaagaagggccagatgtatacagaatggtgtcgtctgcgtagaggtggatcagagaatcaccagcagcaagagcgacatcattaatatatacagagaagagaatcggcccgggaattgaaccctgtgggactcccatagagactgccagaggtctggacaacaggccctccaatttgacacattgaactctgtcgttagtagttggtgaaccaggcgaggcagtcgtttgagaaaccaaggctattgagtctgccgataatgaatgagtcgaaagccttggccagagcgatgaatacggctgcacagtacggTCTTCTCGTTGGAgtttatgatataatttaggaccttgagcgtggctgaaatgcatccatgaccagctcggaaaccagattacattgcagagaaggtacagtgggattcgaaatggccggtgatctgtttgttaacttcacttttgaagattttagaaaggcagggcggatataggtctgtaaaagtttggggctagagcagtggttctcaatcctggtcctggggacccaaagtggtgaacattttttttttgccccaactgtacacacctgattcaaatcaaAGCCTTTTGATGAGTttatcatttgaatcagctgtgtagtgctatggTAAAAACAACATTGTgcacccctttgggtccccaggacctgGATTGATAACCAGTGGTCTAGAGTgtatccccctttgaagagggggatgaccgtggcagctttccaatctttagggttCTCAGACTATTCAAGAGAGGTTGAAAAGGCTAGTAAATAggagttgcaacaattgcggccgataattttagaaagagagggtccagattgtctagcccagctgatttgtagggggtTCAGATTTTGCAAcgctttcagaacatcagctgccTGGATTCGGGTGGGGGGGGCAGCCAGGTGGAAAgaatggccagccgtagaaaaatgcttattggaATTTttaattatcgtggatttatcggtgatgacagtgtttcctagcctcagtgcagtgggcagctgggagtaggtgctcttattctccatggacttgtgtcccaaaaccttttgaaattagtgctacaggatgcaaatatctgtttgaaaaagctagcctttgctttcctaaatGACTGTGTATATTGATTCCCGACTTCCCTGAAAgattgcatatcgcgggggctattcgatgcgaATGCAGTACTCCATAGGATGTTTGTGCtagtcaagggcagtcaagtcacGAGAGAACAAGGGgctatctgttcttagttctacattttttaaaaggggcatgcttattaagatggtgaggaaggcacttttaaagaacaaccaggcatcctctactgacgggactAGGTCAATacccttccaggatacccggggcATGTCAATTAGAAAGGGGCATGTCAATTAGAAATGAttactgagatcctggttgaagacagcaaagGTGTATTTGAAGGGCACTTTGgccaggatgatatctatgatggtgcccgtgtttacggatgtAGGGTTGTACCTGCTAGGTTCCGTGATAATTTGCgagagattgagggcatctagcttagattgtaggacagccggggtgttaagcatatcccagtttaggtcacctaacagtatgaactctgaagatagacggggggcaatcaattcacatatggtgtccagggcacagctgggggctatAACAAGCAGCAACAGTGAGACTAATTTCTGGATAGGTGGATTTTTAAgagtagaagctcgaactgtttgggtacagacctggatagtaagacagaactctaaAGCTAACTCCGCCCCCTTCGGCAGAAAATGATGCATTTAGCCATTTCAGGTGAAAAATAACCCCAGCAGAAAAGATTGAAAAAAATACACAAATTCACCTCAAAACAAAAATCAGCCTTTTTAGGAATATGTTTTATTTCCTATTTCAATCATGATGTTAGAAAAAGATCAAACAAGCCATATACACTGCTGTCCATTCTGTGGAGATTGTTCGAGGGACATTGTTCGAGGGACATTGCTCAAAAGTCTAAACTACCTGGGAAGTTCTCACATTTTCCTGCAACTCGTCATCTTATCCCTTAGTGATTCTTTCATGATGACAATAAACTTGAAGTTGGAATTCTGTTAAggattttgattttttttttttttaccatggtGGTTATTCACTAAAGGATTTAAGAAATGTGAACAGTTCCGATCAGGTAATCTCCAACATATCCTCCAGGCACTtgtataaaaaaaacacacattccATGATGGCTACGATTTTAAGTTGATGGCTGGGTCGGATTCATTAGGGTACACAGTAGCAAAATGTTTTACAAACAACGGAAAGAAAAAACTAGCATTTCTAAATGGACAACTTCAGCTAGTACCCCactgtttcagtccattttcttccatttggtgcctattGAATACCTTGGTCTAAAGTAACTGAGATGTCAGTCCATTGGCTCAGTCATCAGGTTCAGTAACGCACTGCTCCACAATGTCCCGCAGGTTTGGGTTCTCCATAGCAGCTGCTACCCTCTCCTTGTcgttgatctgtttgttaactggAGGGAAATGGATAAAATCACAATAGGTTTCTTTCTATTGTACAACTGCATAAATGGGACCAAATGGGTTTGAACCTGGATTGTCTGAGCACCACAAGTAATATtattcccactgagctaaagcctgaAGGTCTGTAAAATATTACCAATAGGGGTTCACAGAATTACTGGTTTCATAAGACAAATTATAGTTGGGCTTTTCGTGTGTAAATACAAAATATATCCAATGTCTGACATTTATCTTTTATTCAAAATACATTTTCTGGAGATATGGATAAGGTGGTGTTTGTAAGTAATAACACTTACTATCTTCCTCGGTAGAATGGGTTCCCTCAGAAATGAAAATGTCCAACTGTTGAACGAGAACAGAtacatttccactttaaaataaCAATAAATAAGCAATTCATCTGCATGAAGTTGGAAAAACTAAGTGTGTGTTCCCACAGACAGGTCTAATCAGGGAGAAGGGTTGGAGGTTAGTTCACCAGAGATACAACCAGAGCCAGAAAACAACCACACTGCATTTTCATAGGAGCCCCTTTGTTCCAGAGGCACCGCATTATAAACCAAGGCAGCACAAAAGGGGAGAAGATTTTACTGTTTTCCATTTAAATTATTGGCTTCAGAGACTACCCTTGCAAATAAGACAAAGGGCTACGCATCAAAGGTTTGGAAAATAGGACTTTTCGCAATGATAAGTCACTGAATGACAGAACGTGTTTTTACTAAACAGACCAACATTTTGTGCATCAACATTGATTTAGGGATTAGTCGTATGATAACATTTTTCCTCTGATGGGTGTAATCCCCTCGCTGCTTACCTTGTGTTTAAACGGCAAGCATCTTTGCAGTTTAACTTGTAAGCACAGGCCTGAAACACACGTTACAGAATAACTTACATTGATGTCTGAAGTAGGCAATTTCTGTGTTTCCCCTAGGGTTTCTTTTCAGCAGCAGTGGCAGAGTTAGGGGGGGTATACATCTATATTATATTTCTTATACCCGCTGCTGAACACATACAGGGGaaacagattaaaaaaaatatatatatccatagaACAGAGTTAATTGACCCTGTGGGAAGAAGGTCATGTTACAAAGAGAGTGAAAAGCGGGGGTTTCTCATGAGACTGCCATTTAACATTTGTCCCCTTCAGAGAATGATTGGGAACATTCGCTGAGTGttaaaaacattaggaacatcttcctaatattgaatttCACACCTGTTTCcccacagaacagcctcaatttgccagggcatggactctacaaggtgttgaaagcggttggctggatgttctttgggtggagTACTATTCTTGACACACATGGGAAACGGTTGTGAGaaactcagcagcgttgcagttcttggcacaCAAATCAGTGCGCCTGGCACATACATACTATCATACCCCGctcaaaaggcacttaaatattttgtgttgccaattcaccctctgaatgacataCATATACAAGCCACGTCTCAATTATCTCCAGGCTTGAAATTCCTTATTTTACccgtctcctccacttcatctacactgattgaagtggatttaacaagtggaatcaataatggatcatagctttcacctagaaTCACCTGGTCGGTCTGTcatggaatgagcaggtgttcctaatgtttcttACACTCAGTCGGTCTAGACAAAGTAGATCAATGCGACATTAAGTCAGACCACCTATGTTGAGTTACTTGACAACCTTGTGGAAGTAGAAACTGAAACTAGTGGAAGTATAAAATGCAAAGTCTGTTGCATTTCAGTCATGCCAGTCTGAGTGCACTAATACGCCAGAGTATGGTTGGAGAGGTGCCTGCTTGTGCTCCAGTTATCGGTCAATGGCCACCGATGCCACTATAGCTTCAAAGACAACATTGCCCATTGCATTGCACTTTATCATATCCCCATTTATTAAAAGGATAGGAAAAGGGGCCTCACAGACTATTACATTCTCTGCCTGTGCTGCCAACTTTGAGGTAGACAAGAATGTAGTAGAGATAGTTGTAGCTCTATAAGAATGGTAGCCTGAGTGTCAGTCTGTTTATgctatcatgccaactccttgtcactcgTTATGTTAGGCTTGACAGCAACAGCAATGGATGCAATGGAGATGtcaacagcacaaacagatctgcgACCAGACTATGAGAATGCTACTGTAGTGTTGCCACATAAAACATTGTATCAGTATGGATGCAAGAGGTTAAATATCTATTTCTGTTCATGTCAGTTATTAACAGTTGTTTCTTATCAGTTGAAACAGAGACACACCGATTAGTGTTGCCAGAGAGCAGTGTGGGACAGTTGGGGAGAACTTGATAATTATGAGATACTCGTCCTCTCCAAGCTCTTGGACTTCAACACATTCTTCTGACACGACATCCAATTCCTCTAACGTGTTAGGTTTCTCTGGGTCTCGAATAGTGCGTATGACATCTGGGGAAAGAAATTGGGGTTGAGGTGGTGAACAAGCACATCACTTAGAAATGTTAACCATTTCAGCTGTTTATACTGACAACTAGCTAGCTATCAGTTGAAATTAGCAGTTGTCCAAATGTTTCATTATCATAGAGAAAATAAGAAATTGTAAAACAATCTTAGATCTTTTAGTGCGGTCTCTCCGTTGGTCACTTAGGCGTTACaaccattgtgacctgtacgctctcgttggctggccctcgcttcatactcgtcgccaaacccactgactccatgtcatctacaagaccctgctaggtaaagtccccccttatctcagctcaccatCGCATCACCCACCTatagcacgctctccagcaggtatatctctctggtcacccccaaaaccaattctttctttggctggAGTCATATGTatcctttccttacagttctctgctgccaatgactggaacgaactacaaaaatctctgaaactggaaacacttatctccctcactagctttaagcaccaactgtcagagcagctcacagattactgcacctgtacatagcccatctataattttgCCCAAACtactacctctccatctactgtatttatttatttagctcctttgcacccaatTATTTCTATTactaccttgcacattcttccactgcaaatctaccattccagtgtttttacttgccatattgtatttacttcgccaccatggccttttttgcctttacctcccttatctcacatcatttgctcacattgtatatagacttatttttctactgtattattgactgtatgcttattttactccatgtgtaacgctgtgttgttgtatgtgtcgaactgctttactTTCTTGGCCAGAtctcaattgtaaatgagaacgtgttctcaacttgcctatctggttaaataaagtttaaaataaataaataaataaaacaacgaCCAGACTTGTCAACACAAACtgttctgggaccaggctagataacCATAactggcctagttaaataaaggttcgaTCAAATTAATACAAAAAAATACTAGCACGTAGCCTTGAAAACCTGTCTATAACGTTAGCGAACTAGCTCTCGAACTAGCTGTATCAAGATGCAAATAAACCAATTTACCGTATACTTCTAATGCTTTCTCTTCCATATTTTGTGTCCTTGGTGCATTCGTGTTGTCTGGCAATCCGGTGAACTGCAATACTTTGTGACTCAATGTAACTAGGTGAGACAAAGCAAGAGAGAGACTTTGACATCAGTGTTTTCACGCTCCCCTAAACTAGACAGTATGTTCACCGTTTAATAAAACATACTAGCATATGGATTGGCTCATCAACGCGGATTTAAATAAGAAGACTTAAGCTTTGACATCTGCGTAGGTTGTGACAAACAAAACGTCGACACTAGTTAACACAGTAACAAAGTTATAAACCCcgcccatttaaaaaaaacaatgctATCTTAATTTTAAACATAACGCTAACCTTAACCACAATGCTTAAACAtgtataaccctaaccttacatTAATCGCAAAAAGTACATGTTTGTTTGCATACATTTTTACATAttctttgtggctgt
This window harbors:
- the ciao2a gene encoding cytosolic iron-sulfur assembly component 2A; translated protein: MEEKALEVYDVIRTIRDPEKPNTLEELDVVSEECVEVQELGEDEYLIIIKFSPTVPHCSLATLIGLCLQVKLQRCLPFKHKLDIFISEGTHSTEEDINKQINDKERVAAAMENPNLRDIVEQCVTEPDD